The DNA region TGCATCACtatgtaattataaatattatgatGAAATATTGAAATGATCATGAAAGACGATAACCATTAAGCTTTTCTTTCAGCTGTTAAAGCTCACTAAAAGTTATATTGAGCTGTGGTTTATGAAATTGTTTTGACTAACACCTTCTTTAATAATTGTCTCAGAAGTGGAGAAAAATGCTTTAGGAGAGCATGGATCTTCATTTCAGTTTTCAGATTATTGATGGTGTTTTAGTATGGAGAAAACTTGTTGGCTTTGACTAACAcctgggtttatttttttttttttaatttccttttctcatgGGCTGCAGGTTTTTTTTACCTGAGTTATGAGTTCCTATCAGTATGTATTTATGTACCTGGTGTGTCATAGTTTATTGTTAGATAATTTATAATTAGGAGTGGATtataagcaaattaaaattcTGATATCTTTGggaattttgagatttttataaCTACTCAAAGTGTAGAtaagaatttgtattttctcttcatttctcattttgtctaaATTTTTTCAGTTGCTGGAAAAGTTTTATTCCATGTGAATAGATAGCCTTTCCTACAAGTAAACTAAGATGAGTTTATAGATGATGTTTGGGAAAACACGAATCCAAATGTATTAGCAGTCATAAATATGTTTCTGAACTTTTGTAAGAAAAATTGGACTCTTCTAGTTCTATGTATATCCtcatgtctaatttttttttaatttaaaacgaAAAAAATAGTGGGACATACTTAATTTGAgatcataaattttttaaatgataattttttatgGTTATACTAACTTTAACTAGTTTTCTATCAGACCTAAACCATACTGTTTGAAATCTTTGTGACATTTGAATGAGACACTTTCTGCTTTTACATTATAAGTAAAAGTCAATCTGTATTACATAAGTGTAAATAAAACGATGGTTACCTGTATACTGAAAATTTGAATTTCTCCACTATTGCCTGTTTTTTTCATGTGGAGTTGGAGTTTTGTATGACTTACAAAAATCCCCACTTGTTGCGGTTTTAAATCAGACAAAACAGATTTGAGGAAAGTGatggatacttttaaaaataaaatgtctggtCTAGAGAATTATATATGGGGTAATCTCTTGCCTTTCTTCCTAATTCCTTTTTTTCTAGTAATAAGAGtaactattttcttttcagtatATTTAGCTTCCTTTGTGAAATTTTTCTCTCAAGTAAATGATGTGTAGGAAAATGCAGTTAATTTAAGATTTTACCTCCGTATACTCCGGTGCCGTGTGAGATTTTCACGTGGCTTGATGCGAGGGCTCTGTTGGGTGTAAGAGCTGAGGAGTGGGCATGTGCTTCTGTTCTTGACAGGAGCGTCCCTTGAGGTGTTAACGTCCCTTCTGCTTCCCTGCTGTCTGTCAGCAAACGTCACAGCCGTTTCCCTCATCCCCTCAAAGCCGCAACTACTTGTACATCTTTCTGTAATTTTCTGAGTTCTGCGAGGGCATGAGTTACTCTGAGGCTATTTTAAGTCCATCTACCACTTGATCTGTTTGTCTGCTCTTCCCGTGCGTTACTGGGTTTAGGGCAACTCCTCGAGACTTGGTATCTCCCAGTGCTCAGGCTCGGAAGTGAGGTGTGGGTTTCTGGGCCAGGGTCAAAAACTTACCTGcagtttctgcttttttctctcttctccctatTTCTGAGAAGAGTGGAGGGCCTGACACTTCTTCTCTCagagatttatttcttcttcgGGTTTGGTTGCTTTCCTTTGTACTAACTGTTTACTTCATTTTGCTGGGAAGAAAAGGATTTTAAGTTAGATGGGTATTCTGTTTATCCTTCACTTGGTTTACCTCAGTGAAAGaagtataaaatgtttattttgttgtttcagTTGGCTGGCAgttgtgaattttaaaagtatatattgtgGACTTATGAGCCACTAATTTGTAGGTGTTTGTAAGTTGTTGAATCATAGAATCATATAGcttcaagaattttttaaagaggttATCAAGGACCTAGAGATGTAGAGTGATCTTTCTGTGGACATAGCCTGTTAATAGTTGATTTGAGAACATAAATCTCATGACTTCTTGTTCCTTAAGAACACATTATGTTTCCTGCTCTTTGCTCAACAACGCACTGCTTTATCTTCTTTCTTAGTCTTAGCCCATTACTGTCCTCAAATGTCTAAATGCCTTTATATCTACTTCTTATTCTGCTGTATATATTCAGTTGGTATGCTCTTGCTTACACTATTCACGAAGTAAAACTCTGTAACAAAATTATGGCAAACAGCCATTTCAGTTCTGAGAGGAAGCTCAGGTTTTTCAAAACTTAAAGTAATACAAAATTGGggataaaaatgagaaagtagATGAGAAAGGATGAGGtttagaaaaattagaatttgGCATAATATAGGATATGAGATTACATAGTGTTAAAAACTCTTAAAGGTGTTAGATTCAGAAAATGTGAACACTGTTCATGGTAACAGTGCTAAGGTTCCAGGCTATCTTTTGTTTTGGCctttataaaagaacaaaaaaaaagattagttgAGTAATATTATGTAGGTGGATTATAAGGCTCCTTAGTTTTAAGAAACATAAGAATTATATGTGTCTGGTTGCTTTTCAAAAACATGTACACATTCATGCATGCATTGGTATTTCTCAAGTCTAGCTGTATTTCAGTTTATGTGGCCCCAGTCTTATTGGATTGATGcttattttatatctgttttgaGATAagtattaaacttttttttttcctacatactCCATTGGTTGATTTCTTTCTATGGCTTTTTACTGGGTGACTTActcataaagaatattttaatatatttacaccATCATTTGCTAATTCATAGGCTAGTGacttttggttttctattttgaaaGTGGTCTAgccaaattcattcatttttcttgtctctttctcAATCTTTAGTCATCAAATTTTGTAGGACATATGCTATTTATTAAGTTTATGGAGCTACTTAATTCCATCTTCCTCTCTTGTTTCttaaggaaacaaaaccaaaacctttGTCCTTGGTCGTCTTTGCTGCCTTCTTTCAAACTATTTCAGTTAAATTACTGGGATATACTGATATAGAACTAAAAGGGCAAGATATATATAGGTAGACTCATTTAGTTTATCTAGAATCTAACTGTTGCTGacttgttttgtttccattttaatgtCAATTATTTATGTGTTCATGGGCTGCTAGGTAGAGAGCATGTTTAACAAAACTTTTCCATGACGAGCCAAAGTATGTAATTGATATGGGTGATGTTTTTTGTAATTgttgttttaaagaaataaccTACTAAGTGAACTTTGTTCAGCTATTGTCTACTATTTTTTTAGGAGTGGCAGAATTCTATTCAGAAGAATGCAGGCCTTGCTTTTATTGAACTTGTCAATGAAGGAAGGTAATCTATTTTATAtccatttatattttactttagaatcttgttattttttgctatttGAACTAATATTTTTGGTATTGATTTTACAGACAGTAATATAGTGAGTTAgatattaattattataaatacttaagtattttatcattttattgttaTCTTCATGGTTATATGCTTCATGgtaaagtctattctttatttttcaataagtAAGGCTGAGTTTGGCAAAAATAAACTGATGATTCTATTTGCAGATATGGAGAAAACAAATCTTTTTCAAACTTTCTCAAATTCCATTATATTTTAGAGCAATAATAAGACTAACATGTCTATATTATCTCATGTCATGGCCTGGGTATAAGGGAAGAAGaattcagggaaagaaaatccAGTAATAAGAAACATGAAGTacagatataaaaagaaagatacaagtgTGAAAAGAGATTTAAGGAAGTGAGAAAATCAAGGTAAAAATGAAGAAACGATGAGTGGACTACTTTATGCCTGTTTTGTGGCATCTGATTTTGGATTGTAcactccatagaattctccaggccagaatactggagtgggtaaccattcccttctccaggggatcttcccagcccagagattgaacccaggtctcctgcattataggctgattctttaccagctgagccactggggaagcctggttTTGGATTAGTTGAACTAAAGACCCAGAGTATAGATTAAAAGGTGTGATTGACTGCTATTGGAAATAGCATTCAGAACATAGTTATTGTTTAAGAATGTTTCCTTATAGTGTTCTGGCTAACACGGAGAAACAGACACCATCACTCACAGGAAAATTTTGAAGCAGTAGCTAGGAATTCAGCCTCTGTCTCGTTAATGTTATAAAAAAGGGAACTGTTCCTCTCTTGGTAAGTGGGCTGAGGTGACCTCTAAAAATGGTGCACTACTCACtcgacccagaaaaccccacagaatcatgcaaatcaagaggttTAGATCTTCGTGTTCACTTTAAGAACGCTCGTGAAACTGCCCAGGCCATGAAGGGTGTGCATATCCAGACAGCCACCAAGCATCTGACGGAGGTCACTTTACAGAAGCAGTGTGAGCCATCCCACCCCTGCAGCGGTGGGGTTGGCAGGTGTGCACAGGCCGAACGGTGGGGCTGGACGCAGGGTCGGTGGCTCAGAAGGTGTGCTGAACTTTTATTGCATGTGCTTAAAAATGCAGAGTAATGCTGAGCTTAAGGGCTTAGATGTAGATTCTCTGGTCATTGAGCACATTCAGGTGAACACAGCCCTCAAGATGCTGCTCAGGGTTACAGAGCTCATGGTCGGATCAACCCCTGCATGAGCTCTCCTTGCCGCACGGAGATGATCCTTACTGAAAAGGAACAGGttgttcctaaaccagaagaggaggttgcacggaagaaaaagatatcccagaagaaactgaagaaacaaaaacttacgACCCGGGAAGAAAtgtcacaaaaataaatgcaagtaaaagtaaaaaatggacttccctggtcgctcagatggtaaaagcatctgtctacagtgtcggagacctgggttcaatccctgggtcgggaacattccctggagaaggcagtggcaacccactccagtactcttgcctggaaaatcccatgcacagaggagcctggtaggctacagtccatggggtcacgaagagtcagtcCCGACTGAGCAGCtccactttctttttcaaaattaaaaaaaaaaaaaaggaactgtttattttatattaaatgctACTAAGATTATTCCACTTATCAAATAATTATAGGTGCTCACAGATTAGTACTGAATACAGATAAATAAACCTGCAACCAACTGCTAAATTCTGTGCTAGAAGGTAGGAATGAGAATGAAGGGAAAGACTTCACAATTTAGTATTGCAGAGTTAGGTAAAACCTCCCTAGGGAAACATGATTCCTGAGATGTATTTTCAAGGATGAGTTGTGTTagtaaaatagactttgaaaaagTGGGGGTTATGGGTAAGTTGGAGAAGACATATGTGtgaaaagcattctttttttttttttgaaaagcattCTTAATAGAGGGAATATAATATCTGAAGATGCTGTGATGTGGGATGCTGTGTGGGTGTGTGAATTGTGAGTTGTATGTGAATTGGTCATCTGGATCATAAAAGGTCTAACGTGGTGTGTTTGAGCTTTCTTATCTAAACAAAGGCAGTGGGAAGCtttgaaagatttttagaaaagaagtatGATTGTAATATTtggattttgaaaaaataactaGCAGTGATCTTAGGACGGGTTGAAGGAGAGGAGACCTGGTTGAAACGAGgaacaataacaaaattattACAGTGATCTATGTGAGAAGCAGAACTAATCATAGTTTGGAGTCTGACAAGTGTTGGGAAATCAATAATATTTCTCAATGAGTGAATGACTAATTTAGTCTCACTTTCAGCAAAAATTTCAAAGTGCTTACTCACCAAGAAAAAAGCTCTTTGGCTGAATTTCAGCACTGAGGAATTAGATGCttttatagtgtatatatataaaaagagactGAGTGCTGTTGATCGAATATGTATTTGCTCTACTTAATGCAAAACACTGATTAacaccagttttttctttttttaaagaaaacttgttATAAAAGTCAATTTTGTTTAGGTTCTACTAAGTGTAAATGCCCTCAATTATGCAAGTTACTGTTACATTTAATAGATAAGGCAGAATAGCCTTGTGATTAATAGTATTAGCTTTGAAGTTAACTTAGGGTTCAAGTGCCAGCTTTGATATTTGGGAAGTACTGTTACTTCtgtgagcctctgtttcctcatctattcatTCAGCCAGTATATATGCACTGACTTTGTATCATAATTGTCCTTGATTCTTTGGATACAACAATAAACAAAGCAgccaaagattctttttttttggggggggggggtcttacTTTCGAACAGTCACCGAAAAGctataaacaataaacaaaataagtaatGGTTTATATAATACATGAAAGGTGGTAAGTTCTTTGGATAAAGATAATGTTAAGCAAgttgaaggaaatttttaaaggaaatattaagGGTTTAGTTTGTAGTTtaaagattgattatattatagGTCATCCAGAAAGTGACATTTGTGTGAGCCCCGTTTGAAGGAAGTGAAGGAGTTAATCATAGGGGCATGTAGGGAAAAGCAGTAGCAGTAGAAGAGGTAAACTGTAGGAGCATTGTGAATATACTTTGAAGATAAAGCCGGTAGGATGTTTCAGTACTAATGCATCAGATGTGGGTTGAGAGAGAAAACTAGGAGTCCAGTATTGCTCTTAACATTTTTGGCCTCTGCAGCTGAAAAGATGGTGTTTCTGTCAACCAGGATGGTAAAATTTGTTAATAAAGCAGTTATTGGGAGATATCAAGAGTTCAGTTTTGAGGATTTAATCAAATCTTTGATGATCTAATACTGGTTTTTAGATCTTGAGTGGAcatcaaggagggcttcccaggtgactctagtggtaaagccctgctgccagtgcaggagccttaagagacccgggttcaatccctgggttggggattatcccctggagaaggaaatggcaacccactccagtgttcttgcctggagaatcccatggtcagaggagcctggcgggctacagtccatagggttgcaaagtgttggacatggctgaatTGACTTAGCCTGCACACAGACATCCAGGTAGAGATGTTAAAtgtcaagtgaaagtcactctgttgtgtccagctctttgtgaccccatggaccacagcccaccaggctcctctgtccatgggattctccaggcaagaatactggagtgggttgcaattccttctccaggggagagaTACTAAATAGACAGTTGCTAATTATTTCTCCAGATTAGAGACCTAAATTTGGGTGTCATAAGCATATAGATGATATTTAATGTCTTGAGACTAGATCAAATCATTAAGGTGATAAGGTGATGACAGATTTGACCATAGGCTCAGAAGTTGCTTGTGATTTGGACAGGAGTAGTTTTGGGAGAGTGGAAAAAAAACCTATTTgcagtgaatttagaaaagagaaCGAGAGAAGAGGAGTTATTAGAATATGTATAAACAGTTCTTTAGAGGAATTTTGTTACagaggggagaaaaataaatggagtGGGAGGGAATAGAGTCAAAGGAAATAGGGTTTTCGAAAAATGAGAGCAAGAGAACAGTTTTGTGGTAAAAAGTGGGGAAATCAATGTAGAAGAGATAGGTGAGAATTTctgcaatgatttttaaaagtaggttAGAGAGTGGGTGAATCTGTATACAAAATGGTGGGTCATTTACGGTAATATGGGAAGATGTTTCATGTAGTTGTAGAGTCTGGAAGGTAAACATGGAAGTAGAATGAGAGGCTTAAATGGGTTTAGGTTTTGTCAAGTGAATATGGGTGAGCAAGACAAGGGAGTCAAACTTTTGTGCAAGAGAGTGATTATGATCATTGGCCACAGGATAGTAATTGTTAAGCTAGGGCTGGAGAGtgactataaagaaaaagattggGTGGATAGATTGGAACTCTAAGGACTGTTAGAGAGGTGATAGTAGAATGACTGAGCTCTGAACATGAGAGGTAGTAGTGAAGAGATGGGGGCAAGTAGACCAAGGCCATTCCGTTATTGGAAATGATGTGCTGTGGCATATGACCAAGCCGTAAATGGCTGAGGTAGGGTGGAAGAAAAGATTGCAGGAGGAGAGGCAGTTCGGGTAGTTGTCAGACGAGGATCTTGGTAAGCTTTAAATCTTACGTTTGTAGACCGTATCACTCACCGTCCCTCATCAGTTGGTGCCTGtatgtcagttcagtcactcagtcgtgtccgactctttgagaccccatggactgcagcacgccaggcttccctgtccatcaccaactcctggagcttgctcagactcaagtctgtcaagtcagtgatgccatccaaccatctcatcctctgttgtccctttctccatACCTCAAATGTCTCCTGTTTATTTCTCATTGATTTTAGATTTTGCGTCACTGTCACTTTCTCCAACACTGTTCTTACACTAACTCCTGGTGCTTTTACccacattgtagcatgtatcagaattttgttcttttgtattGATTAATGGTATTCTGTTACATgggtataccacattttgcttatccctTCAGTAGTCAGTGAACATTTGGATTACTTTCTGTTTTGACTGTTACAAATAACACTTCTCTGTGAGTTTGTGTAGGAGGCTTTGTGTGGACATgcacttttgtttctcttgggtagataccTGGGAGTACAGTTGGTGAGTGGAATGGGAAGTCTGTGTGTAATTTTTTAAGTAACTGCTAGGCTGTTTTCCTAGTTAGCCTGGTGGGTATCTTACTCTGGTTTTTGTTTGCATTCCCCTAATGGCTAATGCTGTTGAGTGTTTTTTCAAATGTCgcctttgggaaaatgtctctgtgaatctttttttttttttttaatagttttatttttgtgtacagatTTGCTTAATAATCACTCAATTTCTAGGCCAGGTTCTGGTAACTGAAGAGCCTTTATAAGTAGTTTATATTGTCTAGACCCAAGGTATGCAGCAAACCCAGTCTGGAGCAAAATGGGAAATAACATCTTTCTAAAGACAGGCTTAGAAATCCTAATCCAGTAATTTAAGATGTTTCCTTTCTCTGGTAGCAGGGCTGAATTATACCTAGCTGCTAGGTCACCATTCACAGGGATAGCCAAAAAAACAGGGTACAGGCCACCGAAAACAAGACCAACCAATCCACCTCGTGTTATTGTGCAGGTTTCACAATGCAGATCACCTGTATTCAAAGGTAAACTTACAAAACCTTTATAAGATACATTTGCTGTCAAAAATGGGATCACTGCCATTGGTAAGCCAGCAGCTATACGAGCCTGTGTCACATGTAAGATGCGTCGAAAAAGACTATTTGCTATTAGGCCACAGAGAGCAGCATTGAGTCCAACATATGCTGATCCATTTTCAAGCAGATTCCTTTCTGCTTCTGGGAGTTGGTTAATTTTTCGGGCTATGATATCAATTAAGTTCTCCTTGATGATAGTATCATCTGGTTCACGATTTTTCATCTTGAGCGATGAACCTTACGCGCGTCTCCGTGCAGCCGCGGCCTCGGCGGGTCTCCTCCGGCCCCGCGAAGGCTCACCCCACGCTCCACTAGAGTCGGCCGGGCGCGGCCATTTTGGGCGCCACGTGACCGGCCCGAGGCGGGCGCCGGGTCGGAGCCGGCGGCGGATTGGGTTTCCTCTGTGCATCTTTTGcccttttaaaaactttgttgtgtgacttctaatttttaaacagtAGGTTATATTTTTCTGGATGCACCATTTTGCCATGTACATGATTTGCAGACATTTTCTCTGTGACTTGCCCTTACATTTTTGCTGAAGatcagaagtttaaaattttgacaaAGTATCACTtaccaatatttttcttttatggattatgATTTGCTGGCAAATTTAAGACATTTTAGCTTAAAACAAGTTgtagggttttctttttgttctagaattttttttttatcttttgaaattttGTAGTTTTAGCCTCTACATTTACATCTGtggttcattttgagttaatgtttttgTATGCTGTGTGTggctgctaagtcatgtttgactccttttgggaccccatggactgtagcatgcctggctcttcagttcatgggatttcccagtcaagaatactagaatgtgttgccgtgtcctcctctagggtatcttcctaacccaggcattgaaccacCCTCTCCTGaatctcctactttggcaggtagattctttaccactgaaccaccagttaAACCCAGTGTTTTTGTAGAGCGTGAGATAAAAGTGTAAGTTTAGTTGTTTTGGGTTTTCTACATAAATGATCATGTTATCTCTGATGAGAGGCATCCTTACATCTTACCTACCAATCTGTatgctttctgtttccttttcctgtctGCTTTTCTCTGGTAGAATGTTGAAGAGGAGTGGTGAGAGGGGCATCATCCTTGCCTTGTACTGATCTTAATGGGAAAGTTtctagtttttcaccattaaattTGAAGTTAGCTTTTGGTAGATATTccatcaagttgaggaagttttCTTCTATTCTTAGTTTATGAGAGATTGTATGTATCATCAGTGGGCATTTAATTATGTCAAGTGCTTTTTTGGTGTCTATCGATATGAccgtttgatttttctttttggcttgttTATGTATAATGGATTATGTTGACTGACTCTGGAATGTTGAACTGACTCTGTATACTTGGGCTAATTTGTGCTTTGATGTGCTATACAATTCTTTTTATGgttgttgaattcagttttgtTTGTTGACTTTTGAAAGTTACTTGCTTGGGCTTAATTTGCAGAATTGATCTCTTATGGTATGGTCCATTAATGTTGCTGCTTAGCTGTTTtagaattcttctttttttttcagtctgactTTTAAGGGGTCACACCTTTTTCTCCATAGCTGAGGTCAATGAATGGTTGGTCAAACTCTTGCTGAAAACTTTGACCATGTATGGCTGGTAGATCTGTGTTTGGTTTGATGAACACATTTAAATTTGCAGTTGTTTTCATCTCTAGCTTTTACTTCCTGTTGGTCATTATTGAGTCTGTGTTGTATGTGTGCTCAATGGCTCAGAGAGCCATGTGTGAAATTCTTATTATGCTAATTCATTTTCAGGATATCCCTTTCTTAATTTTTGATCTCCCATTCTAACTTTAAATGTAATTTCATTCTAGGAGAGGTGTAGGGTTTTCTGGTTTTCAGCTTGACATGCAATATCTTCATTTTGTGTCCTCCCTTCCAGATCAAGTCAGCCATCTCTGGAAGTGAAGTTGCTGGTTTCATAAGGAGCCATAAATTGATGAACCTTTTTACATGTATGGTGTTTGGGTGGGACATTTCTGGAAAAGATTGCTACAGACTCCGTTTATTCTTACTCAATGTTTAGCACATTTTTGTGAATAAAATTATTGTGAATTTTGTTGTttgcggacttccctggtggctcagagagtcaagtgtctgcctacaatgcgggtgacctggcttcgatccctgggtcgggaagatcccctggagaaggaaatggcgacccactccagcattcttgcctggaaaattccatggactgaggatcctggtaggctatagttcatggggttgcaaagagtcggacacgactgatcgacttcatttcattcatttttgtcagTCTTCAGAACCCTgaattgattatttttcttcagttctaTGCTGTTTTTCTAGGAAATGATTTGCTGGTCTCTTTATTTCACCATAGCTGGGAGGTTGGTCCCCAGATCTTTACAtgtctggttcattctgatttaAGGCCCAGTTCAGATGTTACCTTTTCAGAAGTCCTCCCTGAATCCTGTTACCCAGGTCACTTTTatctcatttcttaaaaatttcctcctgctctcttttgctgtcttcctGGGTTTGTTGTGTTGTCTGTCTTCCTGCACTTGCTCACTGAGGGCAGGCCCTCTGTGTCTTGCTTATTGTAGTATTCTTGGCTGCCGGAGAAGGGCCTAGCAAAGCCAGTGAGTATTTGTGTTTAATCGATAAGATTCTGTAAGAACACTtaacagtttttatttcagttactgcCATTTTCcatgcaaatgtcattatttcttaAACAGAAATTTCGTGTATACAGATAATCTTGACAATAGTCAAGTgatatttctttgaatattaattccaagaaaaaacaaaatacatagacatataataaatattttacactaAATTTTTTTATCTGTCTTGTAAAGAAATGAGTTTTATGTTACTCTCAAATATTTTACCCAGAGTAACTCTTACTTATTGTTTCTTATTGAGGAAACAATTATTTGAAaaacttctttgtttttatatcaCATGTGATTACAGGTTTTATAATACCTTTTTCCTGTTCTCTTAACGTCTCTCTCACTCTGGATTTGTTTGCCTCCGGTGGTTAAACTGTCTTCTTTACCTCTGTGCTTTGCCTGCAGAAATCCCTTAGCAAATGTTAG from Cervus canadensis isolate Bull #8, Minnesota chromosome 1, ASM1932006v1, whole genome shotgun sequence includes:
- the LOC122451835 gene encoding transmembrane protein 126A-like encodes the protein MKNREPDDTIIKENLIDIIARKINQLPEAERNLLENGSAYVGLNAALCGLIANSLFRRILHVTQARIAAGLPMAVIPFLTANVSYKGFVSLPLNTGDLHCETCTITRGGLVGLVFGGLYPVFLAIPVNGDLAARYNSALLPEKGNILNYWIRISKPVFRKMLFPILLQTGFAAYLGSRQYKLLIKALQLPEPGLEIE